GATGTGCGTCGGTCGCTTGGGGTCGGGCTCGATTTTGCCTCGGAGGGTTGTGATGCAGCGATCGACGCTGCGCGAGGTGACGATCACCGAGCGGCCCCAGACGTTGTTCATGATTTCGTTCCGAGTGAGAGCCCGGCCTGCCCGCTTGATGAAGAATTCCAGCATGCGGAATTCCTTGGTTGTGAGCGGCACCTCTTCGCCGCGGCGCAGCAGCTTGTGCGAGGCCAGGTCGAGTGTGCACTGGCCGAACTGGTGCATGCCGTTGGCCGATTGCGATTGCCGCCGCAGAAAGGCCGCGGCTCGGGCCAAGAGCTGCCGAATACTGAAGGGCTTGGTCACGTAGTCGTCGGCCCCGAGTTCCAGTCCGCGGATGATGTCTTCCTCTTGTCCCTTCGCCGTGAGCATGAGGATCGGCATTTCAAAGCCCTGCTGGCGAAGATGGCGGCAAACCTCGTAGCCGTTCATCAAGGGGAGCATGATGTCCAGCACGATCAGGTCGGGCGGTTTTGCGAGCGCGGCATCGAGCCCGGCGCGCCCCTCGCGCGCCGTGCGCACGTGGTAGCCCTGGGCGGCGAAATTGTCCTTTAGCCCGCGCAACAGGGTCGCGTCATCTTCGACGATCAAAACGTCTTGCATGGTTCGTCTCGAGCATCCTCTCGCTCATTGGCCGGCAACATCACCCGAAACGCGCTCCCCTTGCCCACCTCGCTCTCGACGGCGATTGAGCCGCCGTGGGCGATCACGATCCGCTGCGCAATGCTCAGGCCCAATCCACAGCCGCCGGCGGTGCGCGTCAGTCGCTCGTTGACTTGATAAAACCGATCGAACACTCGGCGTTTGTGCCGCGGCGAAAGCCCGACGCCGTTGTCCTCGACCGACCAACCGACCGTGTTTCCGTTGTCGATCGCTCGAAGCGCGATCCGCTTCTGGTCGCCGCTGTACTTAAGCGCGTTGTCGAGCAGGTTGACAAGCACGGTCACGAGCGCGTCGAAATCGCCCGAAATCATCGGCAAATCCGGCTCGATTTGCAGCTCGAACTGGCAATTGGGCTCGTAAAGCCGGTCGTGCAGCGCTTCGGCGGCCTGCCGAGCGACTTCCGCGGGCTCGATCGGCTCGGCGGCGAATTGCTGTTTGCCGCGCTCCAGTCGCGAAAACGTTAGGAAGTTGTCGATCAGCCGTGAAAGGCGCTCGTTTTCTCGCGCCACGAGTTGCAGATACTCCAGAGTTTGCCGCGGATCGGGTGGCTGCCGCTCGAGCAGCGTATCGACGAGCAATCGCATCGACGAGAGGGGCGTCTTGAGTTCATGCGACACGGTGGCCACCAAATCGTTCTTGAGTCGCGATAGCCGCATTTGCCGCCGCAGGACCGTGGCGACCAGGAGCGCCAGAGACCCGGTCGCGAGAATCGTCACTACCGCGGTCCAGAAGTAGAACCGAGTCCGCGTGGAGGCAGAGCCGCTGAACGGATCGTCGAGCAGCGAAAGCGCTACTCGCCAGCGCGGCAGGTCCGGACCGATGGCCGCCGATAGCAGCCCGTCACTTTGGTCGTCTACGTCGAGCGGCGGCACGATGTCGAGCCGCACTCCGGAGGGGAGAGACTGCTGGCCCAATTGCCGTTTAAAATACGATAGCAGCGTTGGCGTCCGGAAGAGCATCAGGACGCGGCCGCCGGGAGAAGAAACCGTCCAAGTGTTATTCAAGCCGGCCGGTTGCAGATCGTGAGGAGTGGACGGATCGGCGCTTCGCTCCCGGTATTCGGCCGCCAGGTCTTCGGCAGCCAGCGTGGGAAACGGCGCGATCTCGGGAAACATTCGGCGTAGCTCGTGCATGACGAAGC
The window above is part of the Pirellulales bacterium genome. Proteins encoded here:
- a CDS encoding response regulator transcription factor — translated: MQDVLIVEDDATLLRGLKDNFAAQGYHVRTAREGRAGLDAALAKPPDLIVLDIMLPLMNGYEVCRHLRQQGFEMPILMLTAKGQEEDIIRGLELGADDYVTKPFSIRQLLARAAAFLRRQSQSANGMHQFGQCTLDLASHKLLRRGEEVPLTTKEFRMLEFFIKRAGRALTRNEIMNNVWGRSVIVTSRSVDRCITTLRGKIEPDPKRPTHIQTIRDIGYRFERGD
- a CDS encoding HAMP domain-containing sensor histidine kinase, with the translated sequence MRTQSTGDSSLAPALLLVLLVALPTVAMLWLMNEAMQNERLAVRPRLADAYRGQLEIVRQQVAAAWRQSLAEADATAADLPPPQAFAACVGRGFADSVIVLDAGGRPSYPADAVPSAAEVVEAASEWQAAAQLEFTDHNYSAAAQAYGRIARATQDKRLAARAIQAQARSLLAAGDKVAMVQLLKDQIENPHIQAAIGADGRWLLADLMLLSIDTARDSDPPLAATTVAKLSARLADYDRPAMSAPQRRFVMHELRRMFPEIAPFPTLAAEDLAAEYRERSADPSTPHDLQPAGLNNTWTVSSPGGRVLMLFRTPTLLSYFKRQLGQQSLPSGVRLDIVPPLDVDDQSDGLLSAAIGPDLPRWRVALSLLDDPFSGSASTRTRFYFWTAVVTILATGSLALLVATVLRRQMRLSRLKNDLVATVSHELKTPLSSMRLLVDTLLERQPPDPRQTLEYLQLVARENERLSRLIDNFLTFSRLERGKQQFAAEPIEPAEVARQAAEALHDRLYEPNCQFELQIEPDLPMISGDFDALVTVLVNLLDNALKYSGDQKRIALRAIDNGNTVGWSVEDNGVGLSPRHKRRVFDRFYQVNERLTRTAGGCGLGLSIAQRIVIAHGGSIAVESEVGKGSAFRVMLPANEREDARDEPCKTF